The sequence below is a genomic window from Pseudothermotoga sp..
ATACCAGCTAGGTTGGCAAACGTTGTGAAGATGTCCATGAGATAGTAAGCTAGAGGGTCTGTGACAGAACCTATCTTGAACGCAGGTATCGGTGATGTTGGTGTCACAATGGCGTCGAACTCATTGAACACTTTGTTTAAATCATTCGCAAGCAACCTTCTCACTTTCTGAGCTTTGTTGAAATAAGCTTCGTAGTACGTAGCGCTCAACGTGAAAGTTCCCAGAAAGATTCTCCTTCTAACTTCTTCCCCAAAACCGACCGTTCTAGTCACAGAGTAAGTTTCCTTCAACCCACTTTTTTCAACACGTAAGCCGTACTTGACACCGTCGTAGCGCGCCAGATTGGAACTGGCTTCGGCTGGTGCTATCACGTAGTAAGTTGCCACAGCATATTTGAGCGTGGGTATCTTGACTTTCTCAACTTTCGCTCCAAGGTTTTCTGCGAGTTTGAGCACCTCTTCAAACTTTTGAGCTACTTCTTCGTCGAGGCCTTCATATTCATAGACTTCAACAGGAACAGCGAGATGAAAGCCTCTTATTCCCTCTTCTATCCCCGACAAAAAATCCATCTTCGCATCGACGGTGGTTGAATCCATCGGATCTCTTCCGTAGATGATTTGCATCAGTATTGCGGCGTCTCTCACACTCTTGGTCATTGGACCGATCTGATCGAGTGAAGAAGCGAAGGCCACCAACCCGTAACGTGAAACAAGGCCGTACGTAGGTTTGAACCCCACGATGCCACAGAAAGCTGCAGGTTGCCTCACCGAACCTCCTGTATCACTACCCAAAGCCGCCACAACTTCTCCGCTCGCAACGGCAGCTGCCGATCCACCGCTACTTCCACCGGGTACGCACGAGGTGTCCCAAGGGTTTCGAGTCACAAAAAAAGCTGAACGTTCGGTACTTGAACCCATAGCAAACTCATCGAGGTTGGTCTTTCCAACTATCGCAAAACCGGCATCTTTGAGCTTTCTGACGGCCGTCGCATCGTACGGTGGCACGTAATTTTCGAGGATCTTGGAAGCACAAGTGGTTCTGATGTTCTTGGTGGTGATGTTGTCTTTCACCGCTATAGGAATCCATTTGAATGGTCCTTCATTCACCTGCACTTGCTCTTTTTCCAGCACAGTTATGAAACTCCTCAACATAGGCTCTAATCTTTTTGTTTCAGCCAGAGATGCGTCCAATAAATCTTCGCTTTTATGCTTGAGACAGTCTTCTATCGTCAGTTCTCTGAACATGATGAACCTCCTTCACCAGTAATATCTTCTTTTGCGCCTGATATAGCCGTAGATCATCCCCACTACGAAACCGCCTATGTGCGCCCAATAAGCTACCCCTGAGCCTGTTGGGCTGTCGAACAAGCCACTCAACACTTGAAAGAGAAACCAAAAAAACAAGTATGTGAATGCTGGTATGGCCACGAGGAACGGCATGAAGAAGTAGAAAGGTACGAGCGACACAATGCGTGAATATGGAAACAGCACGAAATAAGCTCCCATTACCGCAGATATCGCGCCGGAAGCACCGACCATTGGAACTTGCGAGCTCAGATTCAAAGAAAAATGTGTTAGACTTGCAATTACTCCAGACGAGAGATAGAAAATCAAAAACCTCATGTGTCCGAGCTCATCTTCAATGTTGTCTCCAAACAACCCCAGGAACCACATGTTTCCAATCAGGTGAGACCAACCACCATGGATGAACATGTGTGTCAAAAGCGTCGACCATTTGTTCGAATAAAGGTTCAGACCTGTACGAACCTGCCATATCACGGACCATCTGTTGGAAGTGAATCGCGCCGGTACTAGTCCAAAATTGTACAAAAACTCTATCAATTCTATCCTAGATAAGAACAATTGATAGATGAACACTGAAACATTGAGGCCAATCAATGTGTAGACAACATAAGGTTTCCTCCGGCTGGGTATCGTATCATACAGAGGAATCAAATCACCACTTCCTTCTTGTGTTTTCTTAATTCAAGATTGTATCACAAATCATCTTCAATAATTCCACCGCCGAGCACAAGATCCCCATCATAAAAGACGGCTATTTGCCCAGGTGTGACGGCAAAAATTGGATCGTTAGTTTTCACCTCGGCTCGAAAACCATCGTGCCATACACGACAGAAGATCTCAGGACTGTTTTTCCTGACCTTCACTTTGGCTTCGAACTCTTCTGGCAGATCTATCAGAAGATTGAGATTTTTCACGCTGAATCTATCGCGATAGACATCCTTCTCTTCGCCCACGATTACAGCATTTCTCTGCGCATCTAGCCGTACAACATACATCTTTTTACCGAGAGAAAGACCCATTTTGCGTTGACCAATCGTGTAATTTATGAGGCCCTTGTGCCGACCAATTTCTTTACCTTGAACGTCGTATATTGGACCAGGCTCAAAGGTCAAGCCGTGATCGAGAAAGAATCTTTCTTGATCTTCATCCGGGATGAAACACAAGTCCTGCGATTCTTGTTTAGAATGAACGTGGATTTGTGCCTTGGCTGCGATTTCTCTCACCTGCGGCTTCGTTTTATCTCCATTCGGAAAGATTATTTTCGAAAGCCTCTGCTTCTCGATCGAAGCGAGAAAGTAAGACTGATCTTTTTCTGAGTACAAAGCTCTGTACAATTTTCCATCGATGATCCTTGCATAATGGCCACTCGCCACCATGTCCATACCATCTTTCAGTATTTGATCCATGACAAAACCGAACTTCACAAGCTTGTTGCACAGATAACATGGATTCGGAGTTCTTCCATTTTTGTATTCATTGATGTAGTACTCTATGATGTTTGCACGGAAAAATTCCTCCACGTGCAGTATCTTGAAGGGGACTCCTAGCTGTTGAGCTATCAATTGAGCGTCGAAGCTGTCCAACGGTGAACAGCATACTTTATGTTTTATTTCTCTGGCGATATAGAATTCGTCTGGCATCGTTTTCATGTGGTAAGCAACCACGTCGTGACCAGATTCAAGGAGACTGTAGAGGGCAACCGCACTGTCTACACCTCCACTGAGAAGGACTCCCACCTTCATTCTTCCATTCCTCCTCCTTTCTTGATTCTATATCAAAGAATGATCTACATCTTTGACCTCTCTTTTCCTTGTTGTGATACAATAAATCTGAATGTTGCCTGTAAATTTTTATTATTAACTTATGGTTATGGAGGTGCGAGCATGTCCAAGGTGGTCACGTTCGGCGAAATCATGATGAGACTTGCCACACCGAATCTCCTGAGGTTCGTTCAAGCAAAGAGTTTCGATGTTACGTACGCGGGTGCAGAAGCAAATGTTGCTGTATCGATCGCCAATTTCGGTTTGAAATCTTCTTTCGTCACCAAGCTTCCCAACAACGATTTTGGGATCGCCGTTTTGAGGCATCTCAGGCAGTACGGTGTCGACACTTCACACATTTTGTTCGGTGAAGGCAGGCTCGGAGTGTATTTTCTTGAAACAGGTTATTCCCAAAGACCTTCCAAGGTCATCTACGATAGAGCCAACTCAGCGTTCGCACTGTCTAAGCCAGAGGAATACAATTGGGATGAGATTCTGAGAGACGCTGTCTGGTTTCATTTCACAGGAATAACACCAGCGCTTGGGGACAATCTCGTACAAGCTTGCTCTGATGCTCTGAAGAAAGCCAAAGAAAAAGGTATCACAGTTTCTTGTGATCTGAACTACAGAGCAAAACTGTGGAGCGAGCAGAAAGCCAGACAAGTCATGTCGGAACTGATGAAATACGTCGATGTACTGTTTGCGAACGAAGAGGACGCAGAAAAAGTCTTCGGTATAAAAGCAGACGAAAGCAACGTGGTGGAAGGAAAATTGAGCTTGAAAGGATACGAACAGGTGTGTCGCAAACTCAAGGAACAGTTTGGCTTCAAAAAGGTTGCCATCAGTCTGAGAGAGAGTATCGTTGCGAACTTGAACGGTTGGTCAGGCGTGCTACTCGATGGAGACAATTTTTACTCAGCAAGACAGTACACGGTACACATCGTCGATAGAGTCGGTGCAGGGGATTCTTTCTCAGCTGGGATCATTTACGGCTTTCTCACAGGTATGAAACCGCAAGAGGCTCTGGAATTCGCTGTTGCCGCTTCTTGTCTCAAACATACGATCGTCGGTGACTTCAACGAAGTCACCTTAGATGAGGTG
It includes:
- a CDS encoding rhomboid family intramembrane serine protease, translating into MIPLYDTIPSRRKPYVVYTLIGLNVSVFIYQLFLSRIELIEFLYNFGLVPARFTSNRWSVIWQVRTGLNLYSNKWSTLLTHMFIHGGWSHLIGNMWFLGLFGDNIEDELGHMRFLIFYLSSGVIASLTHFSLNLSSQVPMVGASGAISAVMGAYFVLFPYSRIVSLVPFYFFMPFLVAIPAFTYLFFWFLFQVLSGLFDSPTGSGVAYWAHIGGFVVGMIYGYIRRKRRYYW
- a CDS encoding sugar kinase; translation: MSKVVTFGEIMMRLATPNLLRFVQAKSFDVTYAGAEANVAVSIANFGLKSSFVTKLPNNDFGIAVLRHLRQYGVDTSHILFGEGRLGVYFLETGYSQRPSKVIYDRANSAFALSKPEEYNWDEILRDAVWFHFTGITPALGDNLVQACSDALKKAKEKGITVSCDLNYRAKLWSEQKARQVMSELMKYVDVLFANEEDAEKVFGIKADESNVVEGKLSLKGYEQVCRKLKEQFGFKKVAISLRESIVANLNGWSGVLLDGDNFYSARQYTVHIVDRVGAGDSFSAGIIYGFLTGMKPQEALEFAVAASCLKHTIVGDFNEVTLDEVKKLMKGEGSGRVVR
- the mnmA gene encoding tRNA 2-thiouridine(34) synthase MnmA gives rise to the protein MKVGVLLSGGVDSAVALYSLLESGHDVVAYHMKTMPDEFYIAREIKHKVCCSPLDSFDAQLIAQQLGVPFKILHVEEFFRANIIEYYINEYKNGRTPNPCYLCNKLVKFGFVMDQILKDGMDMVASGHYARIIDGKLYRALYSEKDQSYFLASIEKQRLSKIIFPNGDKTKPQVREIAAKAQIHVHSKQESQDLCFIPDEDQERFFLDHGLTFEPGPIYDVQGKEIGRHKGLINYTIGQRKMGLSLGKKMYVVRLDAQRNAVIVGEEKDVYRDRFSVKNLNLLIDLPEEFEAKVKVRKNSPEIFCRVWHDGFRAEVKTNDPIFAVTPGQIAVFYDGDLVLGGGIIEDDL
- the gatA gene encoding Asp-tRNA(Asn)/Glu-tRNA(Gln) amidotransferase subunit GatA; translation: MFRELTIEDCLKHKSEDLLDASLAETKRLEPMLRSFITVLEKEQVQVNEGPFKWIPIAVKDNITTKNIRTTCASKILENYVPPYDATAVRKLKDAGFAIVGKTNLDEFAMGSSTERSAFFVTRNPWDTSCVPGGSSGGSAAAVASGEVVAALGSDTGGSVRQPAAFCGIVGFKPTYGLVSRYGLVAFASSLDQIGPMTKSVRDAAILMQIIYGRDPMDSTTVDAKMDFLSGIEEGIRGFHLAVPVEVYEYEGLDEEVAQKFEEVLKLAENLGAKVEKVKIPTLKYAVATYYVIAPAEASSNLARYDGVKYGLRVEKSGLKETYSVTRTVGFGEEVRRRIFLGTFTLSATYYEAYFNKAQKVRRLLANDLNKVFNEFDAIVTPTSPIPAFKIGSVTDPLAYYLMDIFTTFANLAGIPSLSIPFGFARGLPVGIQISGKRFDDPKVLRIGRAIEKFSPYNENGRIPLPVVRT